A window of the Falco rusticolus isolate bFalRus1 chromosome 1, bFalRus1.pri, whole genome shotgun sequence genome harbors these coding sequences:
- the RFLNA gene encoding refilin-A — protein sequence MVGHLQLQGMDESLKEKSREGLLDSPDSGLPPSPSPPFYSLSPGESRAGGSGGADPPAPGHRREAKDGKVMPYLLLNPSMPEMRPRMHPVFFGESIEVSPEPVQEIRCNSEVKYDSEKHYRDDIFYGPIPTVTAYSETVIAAPNCTWRNYKSQLIFEPRQKPLRFQSTTIIFPKRAKNIYRTTLNYSLGCAKRWFASSVQLELCEETSPCVIYSETL from the exons ATGGTAGGTCACCTACAGCTGCAAGGGATGGACGAGAGCCTGAAGGAGAAGAGCCGGGAAGGCTTGCTGGACAGCCCGGACTcggggctgccccccagccccagcccccctttCTACTCCCTCTCGCCCGGTGAGAGCCGAGCTGGGGGCAGCGGTGGTGCGgaccccccggccccggggcacCGGCGAGAGGCCAAGGACGGCAAAGTG ATGCCTTACCTGCTCCTGAACCCATCCATGCCAGAGATGAGGCCTCGAATGCATCCTGTGTTTTTTGGAGAAAGCATTGAGGTCAGCCCTGAGCCTGTGCAGGAAATCAG GTGCAATTCCGAGGTGAAGTACGACTCTGAGAAGCATTATCGGGATGACATCTTCTACGGCCCCATTCCTACTGTCACTGCCTACAGTGAGACAGTCATTGCTGCTCCCAATTGCACCTGGCGGAACTACAAGTCCCAGCTGATCTTTGAGCCCCGCCAGAAGCCGCTGAGGTTTCAGAGCACGACCATCATTTTTCCTAAGCGTGCCAAGAACATTTACCGGACCACCCTCAACTACAGCTTGGGTTGTGCCAAGCGTTGGTTTGCTTCCAGTGTGCAGCTGGAACTCTGCGAGGAAACCAGCCCGTGCGTCATCTACAGTGAGACCCTCTGA